A genomic region of Mesobacillus jeotgali contains the following coding sequences:
- the thrB gene encoding homoserine kinase has translation MKGVGEPFAAGSEKRLAAGIARGQVLTIKVPASSANLGPGFDSLGVALNLYMEVQAEQSDKWKVTPLSDSLTSFPDDEKNFICQIAVKTAEMYKQVMPSLHITVKSEIPLARGLGSSAAAIVAGVELANEFCGLQMTRYKKLAAATMFEGHPDNAGASLFGGVVVGSQIGNEVDLTVLDQIHFDPILIVPNKELLTETSRDVLPAVVDFQRSVQASAVANQLLAALMTQNWPLAGKMMAADLFHQPYRKALVPFFENVEEKAILSGAFGVALSGAGPSIMCLAEPGKGESVAEKLRQHLIGLEVFSLQIDTEGCRSSFR, from the coding sequence ATGAAGGGGGTCGGGGAACCATTTGCAGCTGGGAGCGAGAAACGACTAGCTGCTGGAATCGCGAGAGGGCAAGTCTTGACCATAAAAGTTCCAGCCAGCTCAGCGAACCTGGGACCAGGTTTTGACTCGCTAGGCGTCGCCCTGAACCTCTACATGGAAGTCCAGGCTGAACAAAGCGACAAATGGAAGGTTACACCTTTATCTGATTCATTAACAAGTTTTCCTGATGATGAAAAAAACTTCATTTGCCAGATTGCTGTGAAAACAGCTGAAATGTACAAGCAAGTAATGCCTTCGCTCCATATCACAGTGAAAAGCGAGATCCCGCTTGCGAGAGGGCTTGGTTCCAGTGCGGCAGCGATTGTCGCGGGAGTGGAACTGGCGAATGAATTCTGTGGCTTACAAATGACACGTTATAAAAAACTGGCAGCCGCCACCATGTTTGAAGGCCATCCTGATAATGCCGGTGCAAGCCTGTTTGGAGGCGTCGTAGTTGGCAGCCAAATCGGAAATGAGGTCGATTTAACCGTTCTTGACCAAATTCATTTTGACCCGATTCTAATAGTACCTAATAAGGAGTTGCTGACAGAAACGTCACGTGATGTCCTGCCGGCAGTGGTCGATTTTCAGCGAAGTGTCCAGGCAAGTGCAGTAGCTAATCAACTGCTTGCTGCCCTGATGACACAGAATTGGCCCCTCGCTGGTAAGATGATGGCTGCGGATCTGTTCCATCAGCCGTATAGGAAAGCACTTGTGCCTTTTTTTGAAAATGTGGAGGAAAAAGCCATACTATCAGGAGCATTCGGAGTTGCATTGAGCGGAGCGGGGCCATCAATTATGTGTCTGGCTGAACCAGGTAAGGGGGAATCAGTAGCGGAAAAATTGAGGCAGCATCTAATTGGGTTGGAGGTCTTCAGTTTGCAGATTGATACGGAAGGATGCAGGTCATCATTTAGATGA
- the thrC gene encoding threonine synthase, which produces MRWRGLLSEYREYLPVNAETPLLTLHEGNTPLIRLDQLSEEWGVDLYVKVEGVNPTGSFKDRGMVMAVAKAKEAGSDTVICASTGNTSASAAAYAARAGLRCIVVIPDGKIAMGKLAQAVMNGANIVSIEGNFDEALKMVRTISETEPVTLVNSVNPYRLEGQKTAAFEICDQLGGAPDILAIPVGNAGNISAYWKGFKEYDSSKGTGLPRMFGFEAEGAAAIVKGQPIEQPETIATAIRIGNPASWDLAVAARDESEGKIDFVSDDEILQAYSKLASTEGIFAEPGSCASLAGIHKLIQRGEIPSGSRIVAVLTGNGLKDPSTAIDISSISPVLLPNDESIVSDYIRGVVRQ; this is translated from the coding sequence ATGAGGTGGCGTGGGCTGTTAAGTGAATACCGTGAATACTTGCCCGTTAATGCAGAGACACCATTGCTCACCCTACATGAGGGCAATACCCCGCTGATCAGGCTTGACCAGCTGTCAGAGGAGTGGGGAGTCGATTTATATGTAAAAGTAGAAGGAGTAAATCCTACTGGCTCATTCAAAGACAGAGGGATGGTCATGGCGGTCGCCAAAGCTAAGGAGGCGGGCAGTGACACTGTGATCTGCGCCTCAACAGGCAATACATCCGCCTCCGCGGCTGCTTACGCAGCAAGGGCAGGACTAAGATGCATAGTCGTCATTCCTGATGGGAAAATCGCGATGGGTAAACTGGCGCAGGCCGTGATGAATGGCGCTAACATCGTTTCGATTGAAGGAAACTTCGATGAAGCATTAAAAATGGTCAGGACAATCAGTGAAACCGAACCGGTGACCCTCGTGAATTCAGTCAATCCTTATCGGCTTGAAGGACAAAAAACGGCAGCATTTGAAATTTGTGACCAATTGGGCGGGGCACCTGACATCCTCGCGATCCCGGTGGGGAATGCCGGCAATATCAGCGCCTATTGGAAAGGATTTAAAGAATACGATTCCAGTAAGGGCACTGGTTTGCCTCGGATGTTCGGTTTTGAGGCAGAAGGGGCGGCCGCGATAGTCAAGGGGCAGCCGATTGAACAGCCGGAAACCATCGCAACGGCAATCCGCATTGGCAACCCGGCAAGCTGGGACCTGGCCGTCGCAGCCCGTGACGAATCAGAAGGGAAAATCGATTTTGTGTCAGATGACGAGATTTTACAAGCATACAGCAAGCTGGCGAGCACGGAGGGAATCTTCGCTGAGCCAGGGTCCTGCGCCTCGCTTGCGGGTATCCATAAACTTATACAGCGAGGCGAAATTCCTTCTGGATCCAGAATAGTTGCCGTGCTGACCGGCAATGGACTGAAAGATCCTTCAACTGCGATTGACATCAGCTCAATTTCACCAGTGCTGCTTCCAAATGACGAGAGTATCGTCAGCGACTATATCAGGGGAGTGGTCCGGCAATGA
- a CDS encoding homoserine dehydrogenase, which translates to MQAISVGLLGLGTVGSGVVRIIENHQDKLMHQVGCPIKVKKILVQDVEKERSVKVDPSLLTVNPADIMEDPEIEVVIEVMGGIEDTREHLIQALRSKKNIVTANKDLMAVHGSELLTVANENGCDLFFEASVAGGIPILRSLVEGLASDRITKMMGIVNGTTNYILTKMSQEGLAYDSVLKEAQQLGYAEANPASDVEGLDAARKMAIMASLGFSMKIDLDDVKVKGITSVTEEDLQYGKQLGYTMKLLGIAVREGDKVEVCVEPALLPSSHPLASVNNEYNAVYVYGEAVGETMFYGPGAGSLPTATAVVSDLVGVVKNMRLGVNGSSFITPQYEKQLKDDGEVNSKHFLRLHVHDEVGVFSKITSLFASHNVSFEKILQMPLKEKELAEIVVVTHQASLKDYQNILMELRDLKFVKDVKSSYRVEGSAGA; encoded by the coding sequence ATGCAGGCAATCTCGGTTGGACTTCTAGGTTTGGGAACAGTAGGGTCAGGTGTGGTCAGGATCATTGAAAATCACCAGGATAAATTGATGCACCAGGTTGGGTGCCCGATTAAAGTGAAAAAAATCCTAGTTCAGGATGTTGAAAAAGAAAGGTCGGTAAAAGTGGACCCATCTCTCCTGACGGTGAATCCAGCTGATATTATGGAAGACCCGGAGATTGAAGTGGTAATCGAGGTTATGGGCGGGATTGAAGACACTCGAGAACACCTGATTCAGGCATTGAGGAGCAAAAAAAATATTGTGACGGCAAACAAGGATTTGATGGCCGTCCACGGTTCCGAGCTTTTAACAGTGGCCAATGAAAATGGCTGCGACCTCTTTTTTGAAGCGAGTGTCGCCGGAGGAATTCCAATCCTGCGCAGTCTGGTGGAAGGGCTTGCGTCTGACAGGATCACAAAGATGATGGGGATTGTGAATGGCACTACAAACTATATTTTAACGAAAATGAGCCAGGAGGGACTGGCATATGATAGCGTCTTAAAGGAAGCGCAGCAGCTCGGGTACGCGGAGGCGAACCCTGCATCTGACGTAGAAGGACTGGACGCTGCTCGAAAAATGGCGATCATGGCATCACTAGGGTTTTCAATGAAGATTGATCTTGATGATGTCAAAGTGAAAGGGATAACTTCTGTAACCGAAGAGGACCTGCAATACGGAAAGCAGCTGGGGTATACGATGAAACTGCTCGGCATCGCCGTTCGTGAAGGCGATAAAGTCGAGGTGTGCGTTGAGCCAGCATTGCTGCCATCATCGCACCCGCTTGCGTCTGTCAATAATGAGTACAATGCGGTGTATGTGTATGGAGAAGCTGTCGGAGAGACAATGTTTTATGGTCCTGGAGCGGGAAGCTTGCCAACTGCCACTGCTGTAGTCTCAGACCTGGTTGGTGTCGTCAAAAACATGCGCCTTGGAGTAAACGGCAGTTCATTTATCACTCCGCAGTATGAGAAACAGCTTAAGGATGATGGTGAAGTGAACTCAAAGCATTTCCTGCGTCTCCACGTACATGACGAAGTCGGTGTATTCTCAAAAATCACCTCTCTTTTCGCAAGCCATAATGTCAGCTTTGAGAAAATCCTCCAGATGCCGTTGAAGGAAAAGGAGCTTGCGGAGATTGTAGTCGTAACTCATCAAGCCTCCCTAAAGGATTACCAGAATATTTTAATGGAGCTGCGTGACCTAAAGTTTGTGAAGGATGTCAAAAGCTCATACAGGGTCGAAGGAAGTGCTGGAGCATGA
- a CDS encoding 2-hydroxyacid dehydrogenase, whose amino-acid sequence MKPYVYITRKLPEETIADLTELFDVKMWDHEDVPAPREVILKEAEKASGLITMLSDKVDEEVLSAGENLKVVANLAVGFDNIDLEAATKRGIIVTNTPDVLTETTADLTFSLLMASARRIVEAAEYIKAGKWGGWSPYLLAGHDVYGKTIGIVGMGKIGEAVARRAKGFGMEILYHNRSRKHDAEKELGAVYSSFEDLVAKSDFVVSLAPLTPETRNLFTADVFAKMKKSAIFINAGRGPVVDEQALYGALKNGEIAAAGLDVFEKEPISADHPLLELPNVTAIPHIGSASTETRTTMIKLCVANVKSVLTGDSPKTIVNRELLQ is encoded by the coding sequence ATGAAACCCTATGTTTATATCACCAGGAAATTGCCTGAAGAAACGATTGCCGATCTCACAGAGCTTTTTGATGTAAAAATGTGGGATCATGAAGATGTACCTGCCCCAAGGGAAGTTATTTTAAAAGAAGCCGAAAAAGCCAGTGGCTTAATCACGATGCTATCCGACAAAGTCGATGAGGAAGTACTGTCTGCAGGTGAAAACCTGAAAGTGGTCGCTAATCTGGCAGTTGGCTTTGATAATATTGACCTGGAAGCAGCGACTAAGCGTGGAATCATTGTCACGAACACGCCGGATGTGTTGACGGAGACGACAGCTGACCTCACCTTTTCCTTGTTGATGGCATCCGCTAGACGGATTGTCGAAGCGGCTGAATATATAAAGGCTGGCAAGTGGGGAGGCTGGAGTCCGTACCTGCTTGCCGGACATGATGTTTATGGGAAGACAATCGGGATTGTCGGCATGGGTAAAATCGGTGAAGCGGTCGCACGCAGGGCCAAAGGGTTTGGAATGGAGATCCTTTATCATAACCGCTCCCGAAAACATGATGCTGAAAAAGAACTGGGCGCTGTCTACAGTTCTTTTGAAGATCTTGTAGCGAAATCTGATTTTGTAGTGTCACTGGCACCGTTAACGCCCGAAACGAGAAATCTTTTTACCGCCGATGTCTTTGCAAAAATGAAAAAAAGCGCAATTTTCATCAATGCAGGCCGCGGCCCGGTTGTGGACGAGCAGGCTTTATATGGTGCGCTTAAAAATGGTGAGATTGCTGCTGCAGGACTCGACGTCTTTGAAAAAGAGCCAATTTCCGCTGACCATCCGCTGCTGGAACTGCCAAACGTAACTGCAATCCCGCACATTGGCAGCGCAAGCACCGAAACCAGGACAACCATGATCAAGCTGTGCGTCGCAAATGTTAAATCCGTCCTGACAGGTGACAGCCCAAAGACAATTGTTAACAGAGAATTGCTCCAATAA
- the yutH gene encoding spore coat putative kinase YutH: MFQKMLKEVYGISADSEVSLGRYHGYKHNEGLYLIMDANGVKEQEISELARIADHMQTAGDRNVSRLLADKEGKQICEWEGRKYCVLMNRAVPMPEKLRTGRKLAKFHARGRQIPFKVESMNRVGQWKQLWEKRLDQMEKVWSGKLYTEPENDFEKLFMESFPYYMGLSENAIQYLADTEIDDKPTKIDHGTVCHERFTNTVWRGTYFVKNPFEWVFDHGSRDLAEWVRDRYFANIQTSQPEIKNFLAEYQSMTVLSPFSWRLLYARLLFPLHYYETVENYYITQSEQTKRQLEDRLRKYLNQSSDHERFLSHFYHLSEAPVKAAKLPPVDWLLR, encoded by the coding sequence ATGTTTCAAAAGATGTTAAAAGAAGTATATGGGATTTCTGCAGATTCAGAAGTATCTCTTGGAAGATATCATGGATATAAGCATAATGAAGGGCTTTATTTAATTATGGACGCTAATGGTGTAAAGGAGCAAGAAATAAGCGAGCTGGCGAGGATTGCTGACCATATGCAAACAGCTGGGGATCGGAATGTCTCAAGGCTGCTCGCGGATAAGGAAGGAAAACAAATTTGTGAATGGGAGGGGAGGAAATACTGTGTGTTGATGAACCGAGCAGTCCCTATGCCTGAAAAATTAAGAACAGGCAGGAAGCTGGCCAAGTTCCATGCAAGGGGCCGGCAAATCCCCTTCAAAGTTGAAAGCATGAACAGGGTTGGACAGTGGAAACAGCTCTGGGAAAAGCGGCTTGACCAGATGGAGAAGGTGTGGAGCGGAAAGCTTTACACCGAACCAGAGAACGATTTTGAAAAGCTGTTCATGGAATCTTTTCCGTATTACATGGGGTTATCCGAAAATGCCATTCAATACCTCGCTGATACTGAGATTGATGATAAGCCGACAAAGATTGACCATGGCACTGTTTGCCATGAGCGCTTTACTAATACGGTCTGGAGAGGAACTTATTTTGTCAAAAATCCTTTTGAATGGGTATTTGATCACGGTAGCCGGGATCTCGCTGAATGGGTCAGGGATCGTTATTTTGCCAACATCCAGACGAGCCAGCCAGAAATCAAGAACTTCCTGGCAGAATACCAATCAATGACCGTGCTTTCGCCGTTTTCGTGGAGGCTGCTTTACGCGAGATTGCTGTTCCCGCTCCACTATTATGAGACAGTCGAAAATTACTATATAACACAATCGGAACAGACGAAGCGCCAGCTTGAAGACCGCTTGCGGAAGTATTTGAATCAAAGCAGTGACCATGAGCGGTTCCTAAGCCATTTTTATCATCTTAGTGAGGCACCGGTAAAAGCTGCGAAACTTCCCCCAGTCGATTGGTTATTACGTTAG
- a CDS encoding phosphatidylglycerophosphatase A family protein yields the protein MLEKKRAIHMTEETARKWLHERGVEIEDIADLVYFLQEKYHPNLQMEDCIENVERVLSKREVQNAILTGIQLDILAEQKKLGEPLQSIIETDESLYGVDEILAFSIVNIYGSIGFTNYGYIDKAKPGILDRLNDKEASGKCHTFLDDIVGAVAAAASSRLAHRAANVED from the coding sequence ATGTTAGAAAAGAAACGCGCCATCCATATGACAGAGGAAACTGCCCGTAAGTGGCTCCATGAACGCGGAGTTGAAATAGAAGATATCGCCGACCTCGTCTATTTCCTGCAGGAAAAGTACCACCCAAACCTGCAGATGGAGGATTGTATCGAAAACGTTGAACGAGTCCTATCCAAGCGTGAGGTCCAGAATGCGATTTTGACTGGAATCCAGCTGGATATCCTCGCTGAACAAAAGAAGCTTGGCGAACCGCTCCAATCCATTATAGAAACAGACGAAAGCTTATACGGCGTTGATGAAATCCTCGCATTCTCCATTGTGAATATATATGGCTCAATCGGTTTTACCAATTATGGATACATTGATAAAGCGAAACCAGGAATCCTGGATAGGCTTAATGATAAAGAAGCATCAGGCAAGTGTCACACTTTCCTTGATGATATCGTCGGAGCAGTCGCTGCAGCAGCATCAAGCCGCCTTGCACATAGAGCGGCCAACGTAGAAGATTAA
- a CDS encoding TIGR01457 family HAD-type hydrolase: MKKYKGYLIDLDGTMYRGSERIEAASDFIKRLIVAEIPYLFVTNNSSRTPAQVAEKLCSFDIPTTEEQVFTTSQATANYIYEQNQDATVYVIGEEGIQTAIQEKGLTFAGEDADFVVSGIDRGITYEKLAVGCLAVRNGATFISTNGDIAIPTERGLLPGNGSLTSVIAVSTQTDPIFIGKPESVIMEQALKVLGTAKEETLMVGDYYDTDILAGMRAGMDTLLVHTGVTTRELLKGYEEMPTYTVDSLDDWEV; the protein is encoded by the coding sequence ATGAAAAAATATAAAGGGTATTTAATTGATTTGGATGGGACAATGTACCGGGGATCAGAACGAATCGAAGCAGCTTCTGATTTTATAAAAAGGCTGATTGTGGCTGAAATTCCGTACTTATTCGTTACAAATAACTCATCACGCACGCCCGCGCAAGTGGCGGAAAAACTGTGCAGCTTTGATATTCCAACGACTGAGGAGCAGGTTTTCACAACAAGCCAGGCAACAGCCAACTATATTTATGAGCAAAACCAGGATGCGACTGTATATGTGATTGGCGAAGAGGGGATCCAGACAGCGATCCAGGAAAAAGGACTGACATTTGCCGGGGAAGACGCTGATTTTGTTGTTTCAGGAATCGATCGCGGCATTACATATGAAAAACTGGCTGTCGGCTGCCTTGCGGTCAGGAATGGAGCGACCTTCATATCGACAAATGGGGATATCGCAATTCCGACTGAACGGGGCCTGCTGCCGGGCAACGGTTCGTTGACTTCCGTGATTGCAGTATCCACACAAACAGACCCTATTTTTATCGGGAAGCCGGAATCTGTGATTATGGAACAGGCATTAAAGGTGCTCGGAACAGCAAAAGAAGAAACACTGATGGTCGGGGATTACTATGATACCGACATCCTCGCAGGGATGAGAGCAGGGATGGACACACTTCTCGTCCACACTGGTGTAACTACTAGGGAACTGCTGAAAGGGTATGAAGAAATGCCAACGTATACAGTGGATTCGCTGGACGATTGGGAAGTTTAA
- a CDS encoding DUF86 domain-containing protein, whose protein sequence is MYFVDRDQIEETLQFLDRQIDFFESNGPWETPMEKSALERAAHTMVEAVLDVGNAMIDGFIMRDPGSYEDIIDILDDEKVVTQDMSAGLKKIVLFRKMLVQQYTAVDHASLIETFKSELPHLKLFSVKVKEYLTNELGPVSAFKK, encoded by the coding sequence ATGTACTTTGTCGACAGAGATCAAATCGAAGAAACATTACAGTTTTTAGACAGACAAATCGACTTTTTTGAAAGCAATGGACCATGGGAAACGCCAATGGAAAAATCAGCCCTCGAGCGTGCAGCACATACGATGGTTGAAGCCGTGCTGGATGTGGGCAATGCGATGATCGATGGCTTCATCATGCGCGACCCGGGAAGCTATGAAGACATCATTGATATTTTGGATGATGAAAAAGTTGTTACACAGGATATGAGCGCTGGGTTGAAAAAAATCGTCCTGTTCAGGAAAATGCTCGTTCAGCAGTACACTGCCGTGGACCATGCCAGCCTGATTGAAACCTTCAAATCCGAGCTTCCTCATCTCAAGCTTTTTTCAGTAAAAGTGAAAGAGTACTTAACGAATGAATTAGGGCCAGTATCCGCTTTTAAAAAGTAA
- a CDS encoding EAL domain-containing protein, producing MLPHSTICYYPPQFILRNPVVSGVKKAFNSGFEVAVIAYTIKNHQELASQLGEESWKFHKALKRHFKSVIENEIDKEDMIVLHDYYSDSLSLFMRIDHNRYCISEIDVKMKKILREAESRIFQEYPTVQPIFDTGFIFIDKSVDSVHGAVLKAHQQAFAMAEKRIQTEFNEMVYEMKRIIAQQNIKLLAQPIIDVATKEIRAWEMLTRGPEGTALESPLQLFSVARQTNMLYDLEMIVLRKTLDQITSTGCLDDIFINFTPITLGNSRFVRDLKNMMQSYETIQPNQITLEITERDSIEGIENFIYNIKVLRGMGMKIAVDDTGAGYASLNTISEIMPDVIKIDRSVIENIDKNSVKESMLKGLLLVAREAGSTVIAEGIENEHEASVLSRNKVELAQGYFYARPGLLKTV from the coding sequence ATGTTGCCGCATTCAACGATATGTTATTACCCTCCGCAGTTCATTTTGCGGAACCCTGTCGTTTCAGGGGTAAAGAAAGCTTTTAATAGTGGCTTTGAAGTTGCTGTTATTGCATACACGATCAAGAATCACCAGGAACTTGCTTCGCAGCTTGGTGAGGAGAGCTGGAAGTTTCATAAGGCTTTGAAACGGCATTTTAAAAGCGTGATTGAAAATGAAATCGATAAAGAGGACATGATTGTCCTTCATGATTATTATAGCGACAGTCTGAGCCTGTTCATGCGGATTGACCATAACAGGTACTGTATCTCTGAAATTGATGTAAAAATGAAGAAAATCCTTAGGGAAGCGGAGAGCAGGATTTTTCAAGAGTATCCAACTGTCCAGCCTATCTTCGATACAGGGTTTATTTTTATCGATAAATCGGTGGATTCCGTTCACGGAGCAGTCTTAAAGGCACATCAGCAAGCCTTTGCGATGGCTGAAAAACGAATCCAAACCGAATTCAATGAAATGGTTTATGAAATGAAAAGAATTATTGCGCAGCAAAATATTAAGCTTTTAGCACAGCCTATCATAGACGTCGCGACTAAGGAAATCAGGGCCTGGGAGATGCTCACGAGAGGGCCGGAGGGCACTGCGCTTGAGAGTCCATTGCAGCTTTTTTCAGTTGCGAGGCAGACGAATATGCTCTATGACCTGGAAATGATCGTATTGAGAAAAACGCTGGACCAAATCACTTCGACTGGCTGCCTGGATGACATCTTCATCAACTTTACGCCGATTACGCTCGGGAATTCCCGATTCGTCCGGGACCTGAAAAACATGATGCAATCATATGAGACTATCCAGCCAAATCAGATCACTCTTGAAATTACCGAGAGGGACTCGATTGAGGGAATTGAGAATTTTATCTATAATATAAAGGTGTTAAGAGGAATGGGAATGAAAATAGCGGTTGATGATACTGGAGCAGGGTATGCCAGCTTGAATACCATCAGTGAAATCATGCCGGATGTCATCAAGATCGACCGTTCTGTCATTGAAAATATTGATAAAAACTCTGTGAAGGAGTCAATGCTGAAAGGTCTGTTGCTTGTAGCGAGGGAAGCGGGGTCCACCGTCATTGCGGAAGGAATCGAAAATGAGCATGAAGCATCGGTTCTCTCACGGAACAAGGTTGAACTGGCACAAGGTTATTTTTATGCCCGTCCTGGATTACTGAAAACCGTCTAG